A genomic segment from Nicotiana sylvestris chromosome 1, ASM39365v2, whole genome shotgun sequence encodes:
- the LOC104247454 gene encoding uncharacterized protein, with translation MRSDPGTRKSDAFCEFYQERGHKTEDCHALRLEVANLLQQGHLKELLSDKGRNTLVRGRERLGPPKRPSPARTINMIIGGSDDASINDIKSTTTHKLKRSITHEWYDDLKESIIFDESDVDGLTFPHNDALVITLWMLDTDARRIMVDDGSGACIIHPRLLVQMRLEDKIVSHCITLTGFNNAAERTSGKITLLVLAGGVTLETTFHIMD, from the coding sequence ATGAGGTCCGACCCAGGCACCAGGAAGTCAGACGCCTTCTGTGAGTTCTACCAAGAACGTGGACACAAAACGGAAGATTGCCACGCTCTAAGATTAGAAGTAGCGAACCTGCTGCAGCAAGGACACCTCAAAGAATTACTCAGCGACAAAGGCAGGAACACCTTAGTAAGGGGTCGAGAACGCCTAGGCCCACCAAAGCGGCCCTCGCCCGCTCGTACCATCAACATGATTATTGGTGGCAGTGACGATGCCTCCATCAATGACATCAAGTCCACCACCACTCACAAACTCAAGAGATCAATCACCCACGAATGGTATGACGACCtcaaagaaagtatcatcttcgacgAGTCAGATGTCGACGGTTTGACATtccctcacaatgatgcacttgTCATTACTTTATGGATGCTTGATACTGATGCTAGGAGAATTATGGTAGACGACGGAAGTGGAGCGTGCATCATCCATCCTCGACTCCTCGTACAGATGCGACTTGAGGATAAGATAGTGTCCCACTGCATTACACTAACCGGTTTTAACAATGCAGCTGAACGAACTTCTGGCAAGATCACACTCCTCGTCCTTGCTGGTGGGGTGACGCTAGAGACCACATTCCATATCATGGATTAG
- the LOC104247451 gene encoding bZIP transcription factor 53-like has translation MSALRQSASSSASEDDQRYAGMDEKKRKRMISNRESARRSRMKKQKLLQDLTGEVSRLQAANKNIMAKIEETTERYTVCTAQNNVLRAQARELDDRLRYLNDVINDTGLAVDAADPLLKPLQIPCSMQPIASSGLFKF, from the coding sequence ATGTCAGCTTTAAGGCAGAGTGCTAGTTCATCTGCATCAGAAGATGATCAAAGGTATGCAGGAATGGatgaaaagaagaggaaaaggatgATTTCTAACAGGGAATCCGCGAGGCGCTCGAGGATGAAGAAGCAAAAGCTTCTGCAAGATCTGACTGGGGAAGTGAGCAGATTACAGGCTGCTAACAAGAACATTATGGCTAAAATTGAAGAGACCACAGAGAGATATACAGTTTGTACTGCACAGAATAATGTGCTGAGGGCACAGGCAAGGGAATTGGATGATAGGCTGAGGTATTTAAATGATGTTATTAATGACACTGGTTTAGCTGTGGATGCAGCTGATCCTTTGCTGAAGCCATTGCAGATTCCTTGTTCAATGCAGCCCATTGCTTCTTCAGGCTTGTTTAAATTTTGA